Proteins encoded within one genomic window of Micromonospora halotolerans:
- a CDS encoding cobalamin biosynthesis protein, whose product MRQATAMANAAGLVAGYALDSLLGDPRRWHPVAGFGRAAGALERRIYRPERSAGAAFTALAVGAPVLLGAAAGLATRRHPVARAALVAAGTWTVLGGRTLRHESRLMARALQADDLPAARGRLNHLCGRDPSALDEPELARATVESVAENTSDAVVAPLVWGAVAGLPGLLGYRAANTLDAMVGHRSPRYARFGTPAARLDDLLNLVPARLTGLLTVAVAPTAHGDRATAWRVWRRDRNEHPSPNAGQCEAAMAGALGVRLGGRNVYFGREETRPFLGDGPRPEARHLKRAARISGAVGLAALGLAAAYPVTVGRLVGATGRAALRALAGTRPGSGRAAGSGR is encoded by the coding sequence GTGCGGCAGGCGACCGCCATGGCGAACGCGGCGGGACTGGTGGCGGGCTACGCCCTGGACTCGCTGCTCGGCGATCCCCGACGGTGGCACCCGGTGGCCGGCTTCGGCCGGGCGGCCGGCGCCCTGGAGCGACGGATCTACCGACCTGAGCGATCGGCCGGCGCGGCGTTCACCGCGCTCGCGGTCGGCGCGCCGGTGCTGCTCGGGGCGGCTGCCGGCCTCGCCACCCGGCGGCACCCGGTGGCCCGGGCCGCGCTGGTGGCCGCCGGGACCTGGACGGTGCTGGGCGGGCGCACCCTGCGGCACGAGTCGCGGCTCATGGCGCGGGCGCTGCAGGCGGATGACCTGCCCGCCGCCCGCGGCCGGCTCAACCATCTCTGCGGGCGGGACCCGTCGGCGCTGGACGAGCCGGAGCTGGCCCGGGCCACCGTCGAGTCGGTCGCCGAGAACACCTCCGACGCCGTGGTCGCCCCGCTGGTCTGGGGCGCCGTCGCCGGGCTGCCCGGCCTGCTCGGCTACCGGGCGGCGAACACCCTCGACGCCATGGTCGGCCACCGCTCACCCCGCTACGCCCGCTTCGGCACCCCGGCCGCCCGCCTCGACGACCTGCTCAACCTGGTCCCCGCCCGGCTGACCGGGCTGCTCACCGTCGCCGTGGCGCCGACCGCGCACGGGGACCGCGCCACCGCGTGGCGGGTCTGGCGACGGGACCGCAACGAACACCCGAGCCCCAACGCGGGCCAGTGCGAGGCGGCCATGGCCGGGGCGCTCGGCGTCCGGCTGGGCGGGCGCAACGTCTACTTCGGACGCGAGGAGACCCGGCCGTTCCTCGGTGACGGGCCCCGGCCCGAGGCGCGGCACCTGAAGCGGGCCGCCCGGATCTCCGGCGCGGTCGGCCTGGCCGCGCTCGGCCTCGCGGCGGCGTACCCGGTGACGGTCGGTCGCCTCGTCGGCGCGACCGGCCGCGCCGCGCTGCGCGCCCTCGCCGGGACGCGACCGGGGAGCGGGCGAGCGGCGGGGAGCGGGCGATGA